The Desulfuromonas versatilis genome has a segment encoding these proteins:
- a CDS encoding YHS domain-containing (seleno)protein, with translation MFGLRYYSITLIALLLVVTSQTALAGSIEQATVAVSGFDVVSYHTEKEPMRGSGWFVSEHDGETYLFANEKNKERFDKNPEQYLPAFGGYCAYGVAVGKKFYSDPEAWRIVDGKLYLNLDADIQNKWLKDIPGYIQKADVNWPKIKDKVPSEL, from the coding sequence ATGTTCGGACTCCGATATTATTCCATCACCCTGATTGCACTGCTGTTGGTTGTTACCAGCCAAACGGCACTGGCAGGCAGCATAGAACAGGCCACCGTCGCTGTTTCAGGCTTTGACGTAGTGTCCTATCACACCGAGAAGGAACCGATGCGTGGCAGCGGCTGGTTCGTCTCTGAGCACGATGGCGAAACCTACCTTTTTGCCAACGAGAAGAATAAGGAGCGTTTCGACAAAAACCCCGAACAATACTTGCCTGCCTTTGGTGGCTACTGCGCCTATGGGGTCGCGGTGGGCAAAAAATTCTACAGCGATCCGGAGGCCTGGCGGATCGTGGACGGCAAGCTGTACCTCAATCTCGATGCCGATATCCAAAACAAATGGCTGAAGGACATCCCCGGCTACATCCAGAAAGCGGATGTCAACTGGCCGAAGATCAAGGATAAGGTTCCAAGCGAACTGTAG
- a CDS encoding nuclear transport factor 2 family protein, with the protein MEHIEGISRPPLPPFTRETAIKKVRMAEDAWNTRDPERVSLAYTIDSDWRNRSEFLSGREAIRQFLQRKWARELDYRLIKELWAFDESRIAVRFAYEWRDDAGNWFRAYGNENWEFDEHGLMRQRIASINDLPIREEDRKFHWPLGRRPDDHPGLSELGA; encoded by the coding sequence ATGGAACACATCGAGGGCATCAGCCGTCCTCCCTTGCCCCCCTTCACCCGGGAAACAGCGATAAAGAAGGTGCGCATGGCCGAGGATGCATGGAACACGCGGGACCCGGAACGGGTCTCTCTCGCCTACACCATTGACAGCGACTGGCGCAACCGCAGCGAGTTTCTGTCCGGGCGAGAGGCCATCAGGCAGTTTTTGCAACGCAAATGGGCGCGGGAATTGGACTACCGTCTCATCAAGGAATTGTGGGCCTTTGATGAAAGCCGTATCGCCGTGCGATTCGCCTATGAGTGGCGCGATGATGCGGGCAACTGGTTTCGCGCCTACGGCAACGAGAATTGGGAATTCGACGAGCACGGTCTGATGCGCCAGCGCATCGCGAGTATCAACGATCTGCCCATCAGGGAGGAGGACCGTAAATTCCACTGGCCGCTGGGTCGTCGCCCCGATGACCACCCGGGCCTTTCCGAACTGGGTGCCTGA
- a CDS encoding MOSC domain-containing protein, which translates to MKLLSVNVSKPKTIAYDGKSVTSGIFKESVAGRVMVRKLNLEGDGQADLTVHGGVDKAVYVYDLASYHYWERELGRADLAYGQFGENLTVEGLPDDQVHIGDVFRIGEALLEVSQPRVPCFKLEIKMEMPGFSRQFLASGRLGFYFRVLEEGMVGAGDTIERVKPGPEQMSVRETAHLLYFDYDNLDRLHRALRIPALSQGWRDAFAELIGTSEGAPKKPRAAARAWQGFRTFVVDKKVPESRDITSFYIIPEDRVPLPVYLPGQYLTFKLAIPGWPRPVIRTYSLSDGPCHEGYYRVTIKREPPPVDPSIASGSHYFHDQVEPGARLSVAAPRGDFYLDPAEETPVVLLSGGVGLTPMISMLNAIVHVGKTRPVWFVHGTRNGLHHAMCKHMRQLAAENDNVRVHICYSRPRPDDIKGLDYDSSGHVSVKLLKRLLPNREMDFFLCGPPPFMKSLFQDLRAWGVPEGRIRYELFGPASLLTEGTRIPLRKPKPASGAADFEVVFLKSGVTARWDPDYDNLLDFAEDQGIFPEFDCRSGICQTCMHELLEGEVDYVVEPLDPPYPGRVLLCCARPRTDLVIDV; encoded by the coding sequence ATGAAACTCCTCTCAGTCAATGTTTCCAAGCCCAAGACCATCGCTTACGACGGTAAATCGGTGACTTCGGGCATCTTTAAGGAGTCGGTGGCGGGGCGGGTCATGGTGAGAAAACTCAACCTGGAGGGCGACGGCCAGGCTGACCTGACCGTCCACGGCGGCGTCGACAAGGCGGTTTACGTCTATGACCTCGCCAGCTACCACTACTGGGAGCGGGAGTTGGGGCGAGCCGATCTCGCCTACGGCCAATTCGGCGAAAACCTCACCGTTGAAGGCCTGCCCGACGACCAGGTCCACATCGGCGACGTCTTTCGGATCGGCGAGGCCCTGCTGGAGGTGAGCCAGCCCCGGGTCCCCTGCTTCAAGCTGGAGATAAAGATGGAGATGCCGGGCTTCTCTCGGCAGTTTCTGGCCAGCGGTCGTCTGGGATTCTATTTCCGGGTACTGGAAGAGGGTATGGTCGGCGCCGGCGACACCATTGAGCGAGTCAAACCCGGTCCGGAGCAGATGTCGGTGCGGGAAACGGCCCATCTGCTCTATTTCGACTACGACAACCTCGACAGGCTCCACCGGGCGCTGCGCATCCCCGCCCTATCGCAGGGCTGGCGCGACGCCTTCGCGGAGCTGATTGGGACCTCGGAGGGTGCCCCGAAAAAGCCCCGGGCTGCGGCCAGGGCCTGGCAGGGGTTTCGGACCTTCGTCGTCGACAAGAAGGTGCCTGAAAGCCGGGACATCACTTCCTTTTACATCATTCCCGAAGACCGTGTACCCCTGCCGGTCTACCTGCCGGGGCAGTATCTCACCTTCAAGCTGGCCATCCCCGGCTGGCCCCGGCCGGTGATCCGCACCTATTCCCTCTCCGACGGACCCTGCCACGAAGGCTATTACCGCGTCACCATCAAGCGGGAACCACCCCCGGTTGACCCTTCGATCGCCTCGGGCTCCCATTACTTCCACGACCAGGTCGAGCCGGGCGCGCGGCTCAGCGTGGCGGCGCCGCGCGGCGATTTTTACCTGGATCCCGCGGAGGAGACGCCGGTGGTGCTGTTGAGCGGCGGCGTGGGGTTGACCCCCATGATCAGCATGCTCAACGCCATCGTCCATGTCGGCAAGACGCGGCCGGTCTGGTTCGTGCACGGCACCCGCAACGGCCTCCATCACGCCATGTGCAAGCACATGCGCCAACTGGCCGCCGAGAACGACAATGTCCGGGTGCATATCTGCTACAGCCGACCGCGTCCCGACGACATCAAGGGGCTGGACTACGACAGTTCCGGCCATGTGAGCGTTAAGCTGCTCAAGCGACTGCTCCCGAACAGGGAGATGGATTTCTTCCTGTGCGGCCCACCCCCTTTCATGAAGTCGCTGTTTCAAGACCTGCGGGCCTGGGGCGTTCCCGAGGGCCGGATTCGTTACGAACTCTTCGGCCCCGCCTCCCTGCTGACTGAGGGCACCCGGATCCCCTTGCGAAAACCCAAACCGGCCTCAGGGGCCGCCGATTTCGAGGTCGTTTTTCTCAAATCGGGGGTCACGGCCCGGTGGGACCCCGATTACGACAACCTGCTCGACTTCGCCGAGGACCAGGGGATCTTTCCCGAATTCGACTGCCGCTCGGGGATCTGCCAGACCTGCATGCATGAACTTCTCGAAGGCGAGGTGGACTATGTCGTCGAGCCGCTGGATCCGCCCTATCCCGGACGGGTGCTCCTCTGCTGCGCCCGGCCCAGGACGGACCTGGTGATCGATGTGTGA
- a CDS encoding cysteine hydrolase, whose protein sequence is MALAGIPDPGMQVEKGRTALVITDPQNDFLSPKGVTWGVVGKSVVANNTVENIEALFKSAKSSGIPVFISPHYYYPHDHGWRFEGALEKLMHTIGMFDRKDALDTTGFAGSGADWLERYKKYIQDGETVVTSPHKVYGPETNDLVLQLRKRGIDKVILAGMSANLCTESHLRELLEQGFEVAVVKDATAAAQVEEGDGYAAAVVNFRFLANTVWTTQEAIQTMAGR, encoded by the coding sequence ATGGCGCTGGCCGGAATCCCCGATCCGGGCATGCAAGTCGAGAAAGGCCGCACCGCGCTGGTCATCACCGATCCGCAGAATGACTTCCTGAGCCCCAAGGGGGTGACCTGGGGCGTGGTCGGCAAGAGCGTTGTCGCCAACAACACGGTCGAAAACATCGAGGCCCTGTTCAAGAGCGCCAAGAGCAGCGGCATTCCGGTATTCATCTCGCCGCACTACTACTACCCCCACGACCACGGCTGGCGTTTCGAAGGGGCGCTGGAGAAGCTGATGCACACTATCGGCATGTTTGACCGCAAGGACGCCCTCGATACAACCGGCTTCGCAGGCTCGGGGGCGGACTGGCTGGAGCGCTACAAAAAGTACATTCAGGACGGCGAGACCGTGGTTACCAGCCCGCACAAGGTTTACGGCCCTGAGACCAACGATCTGGTGCTGCAGCTGCGCAAGCGCGGCATCGACAAGGTGATCCTGGCCGGCATGTCGGCCAACCTCTGTACCGAGTCGCATCTGCGCGAGCTGCTCGAGCAGGGGTTTGAGGTGGCCGTGGTGAAGGACGCAACCGCCGCCGCGCAGGTCGAAGAGGGTGATGGCTATGCCGCCGCGGTGGTGAATTTCCGCTTCCTGGCCAACACCGTCTGGACCACCCAGGAGGCCATCCAGACCATGGCTGGACGCTAG
- a CDS encoding carboxymuconolactone decarboxylase family protein has protein sequence MERIKAIAIEEATGKARELLEGVQKKLGMTPNMMRTMAQSPAVLTAYLNFSGALGGGSLPGKLREQIALVVGEANGCQYCLSAHSALGQMAGLSQEEILDSRRGESSESKSRVALRFASKLVTERGRVDDHELAQVRKAGFSDGEIAEIVANVALNLFTNYFNHVADPKVDFPAVAPLIDQQERQSA, from the coding sequence ATGGAACGGATCAAAGCCATCGCAATTGAAGAGGCAACGGGAAAAGCCAGGGAGCTTCTCGAAGGTGTCCAGAAAAAACTCGGGATGACCCCGAACATGATGCGCACCATGGCCCAATCGCCCGCAGTCCTTACCGCCTACCTGAATTTCAGCGGTGCCCTGGGGGGTGGCAGCCTGCCGGGCAAGCTGCGGGAGCAGATCGCCCTGGTCGTCGGGGAAGCCAACGGCTGCCAGTACTGCCTATCTGCCCATAGCGCCCTGGGGCAGATGGCCGGCCTGAGCCAGGAGGAGATTTTGGATAGTCGCCGGGGTGAGTCATCGGAAAGCAAGTCCCGCGTTGCCCTGCGTTTCGCCAGCAAGCTGGTTACCGAGCGCGGGCGCGTTGACGACCATGAGCTGGCGCAGGTTCGCAAGGCCGGGTTCAGCGACGGAGAGATCGCCGAAATCGTGGCCAACGTCGCTCTGAACCTGTTCACCAACTACTTCAACCACGTGGCTGACCCGAAGGTCGATTTCCCGGCCGTAGCGCCGCTGATCGATCAACAGGAGCGGCAGAGCGCCTGA